A single Pseudomonas sp. DC1.2 DNA region contains:
- the cobJ gene encoding precorrin-3B C(17)-methyltransferase, giving the protein MARAAPAIVILGNGSLATARRIQQRYPGALIHGLADRVQGADRTYHEFGAALRELYQQNTPIIALCAAGIVIRTLAPLLLEKGAEPPVLAVAEDGSAVVPLLGGLGGVNVLAREIAAALDVAAAITTSGELRFGTCLLNPPNGYTLGDLALGKRFVADLLAGQRVRIEGAAPWLAHAQLPEDPQASLSIHIGTAERAPAADELMIYSRSVVVAVNGEPADLPGAVRAVLHHAKVAVQSVACLLASDLYMANALLHDAALALGVPLRFARPADTLTDMVRDALPDAVLITGQEGMVIALAAAPLEVARIGRARGRLAVIGLGPGAADLMVPAVKAELARATDVLGYETYVRMAGPFRPDQVLHCTDNREEMQRARHAFELAAQGRSVVVVSSGDPGVFAMAAAVLEALHESSDQDWHTVDLQMLPGVSASLATAAQAGAPLGHDFCVMSLSDNLKPWSIIETRLDLAAQADLALAFYNPISRSRPWQLGRALEIVGQHRTPATPVVLGRDIGRPGQTLRVTTLGQLTPDQVDMRTMVLIGSSTTCTFPRAEGGDWVYTPRWYGVKPGA; this is encoded by the coding sequence ATCGCCCGTGCCGCACCGGCCATTGTCATTCTGGGCAACGGCAGCCTCGCCACCGCGCGCAGGATTCAGCAGCGTTATCCGGGCGCGCTGATCCACGGTCTTGCCGATCGGGTGCAAGGCGCTGACCGCACGTATCACGAGTTCGGCGCAGCCTTGCGCGAACTGTATCAACAGAACACGCCGATCATCGCCTTGTGTGCGGCGGGCATTGTTATCCGCACGCTCGCGCCGTTGTTGCTGGAAAAGGGCGCCGAGCCGCCGGTGCTGGCGGTGGCCGAAGACGGCAGCGCCGTGGTGCCGCTGCTCGGCGGCCTCGGCGGGGTGAACGTGCTGGCCCGTGAGATCGCCGCAGCGCTCGACGTCGCGGCGGCGATCACCACCAGTGGCGAACTGCGTTTTGGCACTTGTCTGCTCAACCCGCCCAATGGTTACACGCTGGGTGACCTGGCGTTGGGCAAGCGTTTCGTTGCGGACTTGCTGGCCGGGCAACGCGTGCGCATTGAAGGCGCCGCACCCTGGCTGGCGCACGCTCAGTTGCCGGAAGATCCTCAGGCCTCGTTGTCGATCCATATCGGCACGGCTGAGCGCGCGCCAGCGGCCGATGAACTGATGATTTATTCGCGCAGCGTAGTGGTGGCGGTGAACGGTGAGCCGGCGGATCTGCCAGGCGCTGTTCGCGCGGTGCTGCATCACGCCAAGGTCGCCGTGCAATCTGTCGCGTGCCTGTTGGCCAGCGACCTGTACATGGCCAATGCGCTGTTGCACGACGCGGCGTTAGCGCTTGGCGTGCCGCTGCGTTTTGCCAGGCCAGCCGACACGCTGACTGATATGGTCCGTGATGCGCTGCCTGACGCGGTACTTATCACTGGCCAGGAGGGCATGGTCATTGCGCTGGCCGCTGCGCCGTTGGAGGTCGCACGGATCGGTCGCGCTCGTGGACGTCTGGCAGTGATCGGTCTTGGCCCTGGGGCCGCTGACCTGATGGTGCCGGCGGTGAAAGCCGAATTGGCGCGGGCCACCGACGTGCTTGGCTACGAAACCTATGTGCGCATGGCCGGCCCGTTTCGTCCCGATCAAGTCTTGCATTGCACCGACAATCGGGAAGAAATGCAGCGTGCCCGGCATGCGTTCGAGTTGGCGGCTCAGGGGCGGTCGGTGGTGGTGGTGTCTTCCGGTGACCCTGGCGTGTTCGCCATGGCCGCCGCTGTGCTGGAAGCGCTGCACGAGTCCAGCGATCAGGACTGGCATACCGTTGATCTGCAAATGCTCCCCGGCGTGTCCGCGTCCCTGGCGACTGCCGCACAAGCTGGCGCTCCGTTGGGCCATGATTTTTGCGTGATGTCGCTGTCGGACAACCTCAAGCCCTGGTCCATCATCGAAACGCGCTTGGACCTCGCGGCCCAGGCCGATTTGGCACTGGCCTTCTACAACCCGATTTCACGCTCACGGCCCTGGCAATTGGGGCGTGCATTGGAGATTGTCGGGCAGCACCGCACGCCGGCCACGCCGGTGGTGTTGGGACGTGATATTGGCCGCCCCGGCCAAACCTTGCGCGTGACCACGCTGGGTCAGTTGACTCCCGATCAGGTGGACATGCGGACCATGGTGCTGATCGGCTCTTCCACGACCTGCACCTTCCCTCGCGCTGAGGGCGGTGACTGGGTCTATACGCCGCGCTGGTATGGCGTGAAGCCCGGCGCCTGA
- a CDS encoding TcdA/TcdB pore-forming domain-containing protein, whose amino-acid sequence MSFSTSEGQRFVSVVDFPEIINFFHDYRETLEFMELERAYHAASATALSAEQVAPVSLFKERFNSLLSKKNKPVPTAVTRSYGNVIAYLANVEKTAEIFSGNASEVPRVMHFVWVGGSEVGAIQRDYIHLWQQVMAEQGHAFNLWYDSDALLAFEMNRVIIESAKAHAMASGGAEATSPQQLALMIEDRALVLKQQMFAYLQQPQWVGRADDARIDLMVRAYGKDQVTLTTFRQNCVNSHLAMVGPALRLRDVRDTFNAHFLWDVYEREISFRGNFAAASDVVRLQALALEGGTYSDVDYLPPLAQRLGGVDVVAFDTYAQLGVLQLLLDHNKHLMPGRNEARYGDSRSSIPAEHRDALLKFAQASPGVLDIFTAPADRRSPIDGLRLTSNDMNAHMIAHPQAGMTLSVMEAVRFYYDCLIEVERRVTTSGVAWSDINKMVDVATVVFDLRFAELPFTSTFRQQQYRAKVIGAIVSYHSDGLRYGARATIDLTGPGAAVSGIAEYVERHLVGVSAQSVRDTLKLKAGYNASTEEELIHSWTENVDDPNAWLMKEQSNWAAGKYTARYAHSLPELLKGNVLTFKQGWPVIEGRPVLLTGVLQSLLDALGEPFIRAMNDKLNGDVMFDRPLPIGPAERALIIAQAATELPASVGAQPIGYLNEVFTRIDHGSLPLEQLSPLQRVLLGGIFEAQTLDDTGFAAAWESVLTMARATADRGMVARFAFICERVLQKSRGGSVLLPDQDGVSGSAELKVRALVEPLSVRQWQAYAERVRAVSLREFRSLILYAAGEVRQSFHKSGASSARQLPQQLLVSGEGEPGRRCYPLVLVMAAAVTEGPLAERALIGNMAIANGAPETQHAGVLLLTLDELRSIPMAEFGDKRGETGLIEVMKILEEKTTTSTLMLNTENHSLLVAKVWVDDRYAYRFYDPNFGIYAFDQLPQMQGAMLDFLSTFKLAPLYAIKDPEHPVFNVIELDGSKIARKILPSHLSVQSLLHHQMIVEGLPVDTWKHHATQRTRALSENARLGACASQLDGVYWANQIHRIGTELLKVPQAEGKNFAPLFDTAKPLADGRYEVSLVNLDDPQTQIKVYTKDWRIIRVRDFLSKRFEALLRPHSNEPGANTLNVAFAMQALLGHLRELDHNRQSEQESSLTVAIRLRGYVNNAQLVHGVVVDAVQLVRLVRQVRTSERAIVAAASVGHLLERTATTGAGRFFSAVGVGFDIYELANAENEEQSARAATQLAFDLGGLALEGFGAVVGGTAGAFAAALAVPLLGVGFGVSAIAGNLGRIKDQAKGIAETFNQFSGAYSSQAYTRTKGIVSILPLSVVETLDLQNDRIEFGSQWLYRSHRPNFHLPEPDGNKARAINIRQSLALPRQVNLPPFAAQRDSESGELFTPGLLLPCTPTCYYGYGYHLGSDSQPLAYDPPKMLLSGLLPLGLFLPERKDPVFETLKKLEFDAQGQRQFYLTASNPFPYIVYKLHPIYVATTVTVRADERTRLFHVPDIPDAWQGHISYRIETHGERCTLVLNPGVVDIELSTCELVDKSSWVLIADWVAPPEVSVEVQTLTVAGIAIRFVDKAEVYLQLKDKQVYTVEWASGRLLLAQLDVIDDQQFEQKRLHLQTLARQHQLSSPYTAVLNFPLPYTHGNQPVHTTAWYDRAHERFIYGRDLPGSVAKSIQLGAVVAGQAFLYDPSHATIWRVDVRNGLVTRRYHVANPANATSTLTCEDLGAGILQIEQKLKIKGVPTFHLVYRLSADRLTLCAITGAPASGATSGYFERLVHEGLASIFEHLEPRARYNDQTPGVSQWVSSWLPATFVSVRTRPGQFPAFVVWVRSGDGLLIQPGSRSFTDVVDRGALVLLEPDALHSRNSFVFYDATNKALYLHRQAVNLAAGSNAPGPAALLEKLALPGPVTVVKHQNVYLASTSEGLTFAVSDDGSFQLISVDACWLQNHTEWSQALAALGDQYAGSRFSVSGLLNDKGTSSLHAWWVGGRLLIADLGAKRDVRLLGPTPDQQSAWLFEPSRGQLYRQDFLSTEQLSAVLGNSRQLLRANVLAPVRREWADWVFSEVSVSAGGLKARSVDHVHLQLVDLQPARIVGVALEWVQARTHQSATLEPLRKPLRDLLSQHAHAAHVAVFSWARHQWYVVETEHFIAMDKTLLNEPVAVLGARNETDALVQDLTRHVLCSSPQRERFGPFDYLACDGPVLMLMLKPKQVIDDLLPLIPDGVTTLMLGGLSGAACCWIKPLAWAKFDSIVVSCTERLGTEAPGELVVQVGVQDTWRVDLQHGHLLISDPDTGHSLIFRNAHDELIARSPMSLTLMVFGDWLTVSIDDLVQAMRVDKQGGPELGLLIEQMNEVSLRPRAAMH is encoded by the coding sequence ATGAGTTTTTCTACGTCGGAGGGACAACGTTTCGTCAGTGTTGTGGACTTTCCTGAAATAATTAATTTTTTCCATGATTATCGTGAAACTCTTGAGTTTATGGAACTTGAGCGTGCTTATCACGCCGCCAGTGCGACGGCGTTGAGTGCGGAGCAGGTGGCGCCAGTCAGTCTGTTCAAAGAGCGTTTTAATTCATTGCTCTCGAAGAAAAATAAGCCCGTGCCCACTGCCGTGACACGCAGTTACGGCAACGTGATCGCGTATTTGGCCAACGTTGAAAAAACCGCAGAAATATTCTCCGGTAACGCCTCGGAAGTTCCCAGGGTCATGCACTTCGTCTGGGTTGGCGGTAGTGAAGTGGGGGCCATTCAGCGCGATTACATCCACCTCTGGCAGCAGGTCATGGCTGAGCAAGGTCATGCGTTTAACCTGTGGTATGACAGCGATGCGTTGCTGGCGTTTGAGATGAACAGAGTCATCATCGAGAGTGCGAAGGCGCACGCGATGGCTTCTGGCGGCGCCGAGGCGACCTCACCCCAGCAATTGGCCCTGATGATTGAGGACCGGGCGCTGGTGCTCAAGCAACAGATGTTTGCCTACCTGCAACAGCCGCAGTGGGTCGGCAGGGCGGATGATGCACGCATTGACCTCATGGTGCGTGCCTATGGCAAAGACCAGGTAACCCTCACGACGTTCAGGCAAAACTGCGTGAACAGTCATTTGGCCATGGTCGGTCCGGCACTGCGCTTGCGCGATGTTCGCGACACATTCAACGCGCATTTTCTGTGGGATGTGTATGAGCGCGAAATCAGTTTCCGGGGCAACTTCGCGGCGGCCAGTGATGTGGTTCGCTTGCAGGCGTTGGCACTGGAAGGCGGAACTTACAGCGACGTGGATTACTTGCCGCCACTGGCACAGAGACTGGGTGGCGTTGATGTCGTCGCATTCGACACTTATGCCCAATTAGGCGTATTGCAACTGTTGTTGGATCACAACAAGCACTTGATGCCCGGTCGCAATGAGGCGCGTTATGGCGACTCACGCTCTAGTATTCCCGCTGAACATAGAGACGCGTTGCTCAAGTTTGCACAGGCCTCTCCCGGTGTGCTGGACATATTCACTGCGCCCGCCGACCGGCGTTCGCCCATCGACGGACTGCGTTTGACATCCAATGATATGAACGCGCATATGATCGCGCACCCTCAAGCGGGCATGACACTCTCCGTGATGGAGGCGGTGAGGTTTTACTATGATTGTTTAATTGAAGTTGAGCGACGAGTGACGACGTCGGGTGTCGCTTGGAGTGATATCAATAAGATGGTGGATGTGGCGACGGTTGTTTTTGATCTGCGCTTCGCTGAATTACCCTTTACGTCAACATTTCGACAACAGCAATACCGAGCAAAAGTGATTGGCGCCATTGTCAGTTATCACAGCGACGGTCTTCGTTACGGGGCAAGGGCCACCATCGATTTGACCGGTCCCGGGGCGGCGGTCAGCGGTATTGCCGAATATGTTGAGCGACACTTGGTGGGCGTCAGTGCTCAGTCTGTGCGCGACACACTCAAACTCAAGGCCGGGTATAACGCGTCCACCGAAGAAGAGTTGATCCACAGTTGGACGGAGAACGTTGACGACCCTAACGCCTGGCTCATGAAGGAACAGAGCAACTGGGCCGCGGGCAAATACACGGCGCGCTATGCCCACAGTCTTCCGGAGCTATTGAAAGGCAACGTCCTGACGTTCAAGCAGGGTTGGCCGGTGATCGAGGGGCGGCCCGTCCTGCTGACGGGAGTGTTGCAATCCTTGCTCGACGCCTTGGGGGAGCCGTTTATCCGCGCTATGAACGATAAGTTGAACGGTGACGTGATGTTCGACCGACCGTTGCCCATCGGTCCGGCTGAGCGCGCACTGATCATTGCGCAAGCGGCCACTGAGTTGCCTGCCTCGGTGGGCGCACAACCGATTGGCTACCTGAACGAAGTGTTTACCCGCATAGACCATGGATCGTTGCCGTTGGAGCAGTTGAGTCCCTTGCAGCGAGTGTTGCTGGGTGGGATTTTTGAGGCTCAGACGCTGGATGACACGGGTTTTGCCGCCGCCTGGGAATCGGTTCTGACGATGGCCCGAGCGACCGCCGATCGAGGCATGGTCGCGCGGTTTGCGTTCATCTGCGAACGTGTCCTCCAGAAAAGCCGGGGTGGCAGTGTATTGCTGCCCGATCAGGACGGTGTTTCAGGTTCCGCAGAGCTCAAGGTCCGCGCGCTTGTCGAGCCCTTGAGTGTGCGTCAGTGGCAGGCTTATGCCGAGCGGGTCAGGGCAGTATCCCTACGCGAATTCCGCTCGCTGATCCTCTACGCCGCCGGCGAGGTCCGACAGTCTTTTCACAAATCCGGTGCCAGCTCCGCCCGCCAGTTACCGCAACAGTTGCTGGTCAGCGGTGAGGGTGAACCCGGCCGGCGTTGTTATCCCTTGGTGCTGGTCATGGCCGCTGCTGTGACCGAGGGGCCGCTGGCTGAGCGGGCACTGATTGGCAACATGGCCATCGCCAACGGAGCCCCTGAAACTCAGCATGCCGGGGTGCTGTTGCTGACCCTTGACGAGCTGCGCAGCATTCCCATGGCGGAGTTCGGCGATAAGCGCGGTGAAACCGGCCTGATTGAGGTCATGAAAATCCTGGAAGAAAAAACCACCACCAGCACCTTGATGTTGAACACCGAGAACCACTCATTGCTGGTGGCCAAGGTGTGGGTAGACGACCGTTATGCTTATCGTTTTTACGACCCAAACTTCGGGATCTACGCCTTTGATCAACTGCCGCAAATGCAGGGCGCAATGCTCGATTTTTTGAGTACGTTCAAACTGGCGCCGCTGTATGCCATCAAGGATCCGGAGCATCCCGTGTTCAACGTGATTGAGCTGGATGGCAGCAAGATTGCGCGCAAGATTTTACCCTCGCATCTTTCCGTACAGTCATTGCTGCACCACCAGATGATTGTGGAGGGCCTGCCGGTCGATACGTGGAAGCATCACGCTACCCAGCGCACCCGCGCCCTGTCGGAAAACGCGCGACTGGGGGCCTGTGCGAGTCAGTTGGACGGCGTCTACTGGGCCAATCAGATTCATCGGATTGGCACTGAATTGCTGAAAGTCCCGCAGGCTGAGGGAAAGAACTTCGCCCCCTTGTTCGACACGGCCAAACCCCTTGCCGATGGCCGTTATGAGGTGTCACTGGTGAACCTCGACGACCCGCAAACGCAGATCAAGGTCTACACCAAGGATTGGCGAATCATTCGGGTCCGGGATTTTCTGAGCAAGCGCTTCGAGGCCTTGCTGCGTCCGCACAGCAATGAGCCGGGGGCGAACACGCTTAACGTAGCTTTCGCAATGCAGGCCCTGTTAGGTCATCTGCGAGAGCTGGATCACAACCGCCAGTCCGAGCAAGAGTCGTCGCTGACGGTGGCGATTCGACTGCGCGGTTATGTCAACAATGCGCAACTGGTTCACGGTGTCGTCGTCGATGCGGTGCAGTTAGTCAGGCTGGTGCGTCAGGTTCGGACCAGCGAGCGGGCGATTGTCGCTGCCGCGTCGGTCGGTCATTTGCTGGAGCGCACGGCGACCACAGGGGCCGGACGATTCTTTTCTGCGGTGGGCGTCGGCTTCGATATTTACGAGTTGGCCAACGCCGAAAACGAGGAGCAGAGTGCCCGCGCCGCAACGCAGTTGGCGTTCGACTTGGGTGGTTTGGCGCTAGAGGGGTTTGGCGCAGTGGTCGGGGGCACGGCGGGCGCCTTTGCTGCCGCGCTGGCCGTACCGCTGCTGGGGGTAGGGTTTGGTGTCTCGGCGATCGCCGGCAACCTGGGCCGCATCAAGGATCAGGCCAAGGGTATCGCCGAGACGTTCAATCAGTTCAGTGGCGCCTACAGCTCTCAGGCCTACACGCGCACGAAGGGGATTGTGTCGATCTTGCCGCTCAGTGTTGTAGAAACGCTGGACCTGCAAAATGACCGGATCGAGTTTGGTTCGCAGTGGTTGTATCGCAGCCACCGGCCCAACTTTCACCTGCCGGAACCCGATGGAAACAAGGCCCGTGCCATCAATATTCGTCAAAGCCTGGCCTTGCCCAGGCAGGTCAATTTGCCGCCGTTCGCTGCACAGCGTGATAGCGAAAGTGGCGAGTTGTTTACCCCCGGTTTGCTGCTGCCCTGCACGCCGACGTGCTACTACGGTTACGGGTATCACTTGGGCTCAGACTCGCAACCCCTTGCATACGACCCACCGAAAATGCTGTTAAGTGGTTTGCTCCCCTTGGGTTTGTTTCTTCCCGAGCGGAAAGACCCGGTGTTCGAAACCTTAAAAAAACTGGAGTTCGATGCTCAGGGGCAGCGACAGTTTTACCTCACGGCGAGTAACCCGTTCCCCTACATTGTCTACAAGCTCCACCCGATTTACGTGGCAACCACCGTGACCGTAAGGGCGGATGAACGGACCCGATTGTTCCATGTTCCGGACATCCCTGACGCGTGGCAGGGGCACATCTCCTATCGCATCGAAACCCACGGCGAGCGCTGCACCCTGGTGCTTAACCCCGGTGTCGTCGATATCGAGTTGAGCACCTGCGAACTCGTCGATAAATCAAGCTGGGTTCTGATTGCCGACTGGGTCGCGCCGCCTGAGGTCAGCGTCGAGGTGCAGACGCTGACGGTCGCGGGGATCGCGATACGGTTCGTTGACAAGGCTGAGGTGTATCTCCAGCTCAAGGACAAACAGGTCTATACGGTCGAGTGGGCGAGCGGGCGGTTGCTGCTTGCCCAACTCGATGTGATCGATGATCAGCAATTCGAACAAAAGCGCCTCCACCTGCAGACGCTCGCGCGACAACATCAATTGAGCAGCCCCTATACGGCGGTGTTGAATTTTCCGCTGCCCTACACCCACGGCAATCAGCCGGTGCATACCACCGCTTGGTATGACCGTGCCCATGAGCGATTTATCTATGGTCGGGATCTTCCCGGCAGCGTGGCCAAGTCGATCCAGTTGGGTGCGGTTGTCGCAGGGCAGGCGTTTCTTTATGACCCTTCGCACGCAACGATCTGGCGAGTGGATGTGCGCAATGGATTGGTCACTCGGCGTTATCACGTGGCCAATCCGGCCAACGCGACCTCCACCTTGACCTGCGAGGACTTGGGCGCCGGCATCCTGCAAATTGAGCAGAAACTAAAGATCAAAGGTGTCCCCACATTTCATTTGGTCTATAGGCTCAGCGCTGATCGGCTGACGTTATGCGCGATAACCGGTGCGCCGGCGTCAGGCGCTACCTCGGGCTATTTTGAACGCCTTGTACACGAGGGGTTGGCGTCGATTTTCGAGCACCTCGAACCTCGGGCCCGGTACAACGACCAAACGCCTGGTGTTTCGCAGTGGGTCTCAAGCTGGTTGCCGGCGACCTTCGTTTCTGTGCGTACCCGCCCCGGACAGTTTCCGGCGTTTGTCGTGTGGGTGCGAAGTGGCGACGGACTGTTAATTCAGCCAGGTTCGCGGTCGTTCACCGATGTCGTTGACCGCGGGGCACTGGTGCTCCTTGAGCCGGATGCATTGCACTCGCGCAACAGTTTTGTGTTCTATGACGCGACAAACAAGGCGCTCTATCTGCATCGTCAGGCCGTGAATCTGGCGGCCGGGTCCAACGCGCCTGGACCGGCTGCCCTGCTCGAAAAGCTTGCGCTGCCTGGCCCGGTGACGGTGGTTAAACACCAGAATGTGTACCTGGCCTCGACTTCCGAGGGGTTGACCTTCGCGGTGAGCGATGACGGCAGTTTTCAGCTCATCAGTGTCGATGCGTGTTGGCTACAGAACCACACCGAGTGGTCGCAGGCGTTGGCTGCGCTGGGTGATCAGTACGCGGGATCGCGGTTTTCGGTCTCGGGCTTGTTGAACGACAAGGGCACCTCCAGTCTGCACGCCTGGTGGGTAGGAGGCCGGTTGTTGATCGCGGATTTGGGCGCGAAGCGCGACGTCAGGTTGCTCGGGCCGACCCCTGATCAGCAGTCGGCGTGGCTGTTCGAACCTTCGCGCGGTCAACTCTATCGTCAGGACTTTCTCTCGACCGAGCAGTTGAGCGCGGTGCTGGGCAACAGCAGGCAGTTGTTGCGCGCTAATGTCCTCGCGCCCGTGCGCCGTGAGTGGGCCGACTGGGTGTTTAGCGAAGTCAGTGTGTCGGCGGGCGGGCTCAAGGCCCGTTCTGTCGATCATGTCCATCTTCAGCTTGTGGACCTTCAGCCCGCCCGTATCGTGGGCGTGGCGCTTGAGTGGGTGCAGGCCAGGACTCATCAGTCAGCGACCCTTGAACCCTTGCGCAAGCCTTTGCGAGACCTGCTCAGCCAGCATGCGCACGCTGCGCACGTGGCGGTGTTCAGTTGGGCGCGGCACCAATGGTATGTCGTCGAGACGGAGCACTTTATCGCCATGGACAAGACGCTACTCAACGAGCCGGTTGCGGTGCTGGGGGCCAGAAACGAGACCGATGCGTTGGTGCAGGATTTAACCCGTCACGTGCTGTGTTCTTCGCCGCAGCGCGAACGTTTTGGCCCGTTCGACTACCTCGCTTGCGATGGACCGGTGCTGATGTTGATGCTAAAGCCCAAGCAAGTCATCGATGATCTCTTGCCGCTGATACCTGACGGGGTCACCACATTGATGCTCGGTGGCTTGTCGGGAGCGGCCTGCTGCTGGATCAAGCCGTTGGCGTGGGCAAAGTTCGACAGCATTGTGGTCAGTTGCACCGAACGGCTGGGGACAGAAGCACCTGGCGAGCTGGTTGTGCAAGTGGGCGTGCAGGACACGTGGCGGGTTGACTTGCAGCACGGGCATTTGCTGATAAGCGATCCCGATACGGGGCACAGCCTGATCTTTCGTAATGCTCATGATGAGCTGATCGCCCGCAGCCCCATGAGTCTGACGCTGATGGTCTTTGGGGATTGGCTGACGGTTTCCATCGACGACCTGGTGCAAGCCATGCGGGTTGATAAACAAGGTGGCCCTGAACTGGGTCTTCTCATTGAACAGATGAACGAGGTGTCATTACGCCCTCGCGCGGCGATGCATTAA